The genomic stretch TCCACCCCACGTTCTCCGGCTACCACGCGGTGCTGCGGGACCAGATGCCCTACCTGGGCGTGAGCCTGATGATCGGCCTCGGGACGGTCGTGCTCACCGTCGCGCTGTCGGCTCCGGCGGCCTTCTCGCTGGCGAAGCTGCGGCCGCGCGGCGGCGGGGTGCTGAGCATGGCGCTGCTGGTCGCGCAGATGATCCCCGGGATCGTGATGGCGATCGGGTTCTACGGCATGTTCCTCAGCTTCGGGCTGCTGGACTCCTGGTGGGGGCTGATCGTCGCGGACTCCACGATCTCCGTCCCCTTCGGGGTCATGATCTTCGCGGCGTTCATGTCCGGCATCCCGGACGAGCTGATCTCCGCCGCCCGCATCGACGGAGCCGGCACCTGGCGCACCTTCTGGTCGGTGGTGCTGCCGGTCAGCCGCAACGCCGTGGTCACCGTCTCCCTGTTCAGCTTCCTGTGGGCCTGGTCGGACTTCGTCTTCGCCAACACCCTCGACAGCGGTGGCGACATGCGGCCGATCACGCTCGGGATCTACCACTACATCGGCAACAACAACCAGGAGTGGAACGCCATCATGGCGACCGCGGTGGTGGCGTCGATACCCACCGCGCTCCTGCTCATTCTCGCCCAGCGCTACGTCGCCGCCGGAGTCAGCGCCGGAGCCCTCAAGGCCTGACGGCGGCCCCACGGATGTCCGACCACCGTGCACCGACAACGAATGGACAGGTGAATGACCGCAAGACCTGGCGCCGGAAGGCGTGGAAGACACAGAATGCCGGCTCTGCTGCTGGCCGGGCTGCTGAGCGCGGGGACGGCGCTTGTGGGCAGCGGGATGGCGGCCGCGGCGGAGCCCCAGGTGAGCCAGGTGGGCTACCCCACCTTCAAGGGCTCGGCCAACCCGGTTCCGGACGTACCCGCCGGCTACACCTCCGACAACCAGATGGAGGCGATCTTCACGGCGGACGTCGCCGCCGGCGCCGGAACCGACACCGACCACGACTTCTGGGTCGACAAGATGCTGACCCGGACCGGCACCGCCGGGGACTCCGACCCCGGCAACAGCGACAACAACCAGTACCTGTTCAGCCGCGGCCGGGCGGTCTTCATGAAGACCCACGACCCGTCGGTTCTCGGGTTCGGCGGCCAGGTCGCCTACTGGGAGGCCATCGACGGGCGCGAGGCGTACGACATCAGCCTCCAGGTGGACGGCACGAAGCTCAAACTGACCGAGGACACCTCGGCGCGGAAGCAGACGCCGAGCTACTGGCGGGAGAAGTTCACCACCAGCGACTCCTCCCTGTCGGTGACCGAGGTCAAGTTCATCACCGCCAACGACGTCGCCGTCACCGAGTTCACCGTGGACAACACGGGATCGGCCGACCGGACCGTCGCGGTCAAGGCGACCTCCCCGTACACCACGGACGTCGACGGGGACGAGCTGACCGGCACGGTCCCGGCCCTGAACAACCTGACGACCATCTACCCGCGGTTCTCCGGGGACGGCCTGACGCCGTCGAGCGGATCGCTGACCGGGAACCTCGCGGTGCCGGCCGGCGGGCACACCACCACGAAGGTGCAGCTCGGCTTCACCACCAAGGAGATCCCGGCCTCCCGGACCGAGTACGACTCCGTCCGCGCCGCGACCCCCGCGGCGGCGTACCGGACCAGCGTCACGGCGTACAACCAGTGGTGGGCGGACAACATCCCCTACCTCGACGT from Actinacidiphila yeochonensis CN732 encodes the following:
- a CDS encoding carbohydrate ABC transporter permease, with amino-acid sequence MLFPVYWMFNVSLTPQRDMRKSPPDLFPLHPTFSGYHAVLRDQMPYLGVSLMIGLGTVVLTVALSAPAAFSLAKLRPRGGGVLSMALLVAQMIPGIVMAIGFYGMFLSFGLLDSWWGLIVADSTISVPFGVMIFAAFMSGIPDELISAARIDGAGTWRTFWSVVLPVSRNAVVTVSLFSFLWAWSDFVFANTLDSGGDMRPITLGIYHYIGNNNQEWNAIMATAVVASIPTALLLILAQRYVAAGVSAGALKA